A DNA window from Anas acuta chromosome 4, bAnaAcu1.1, whole genome shotgun sequence contains the following coding sequences:
- the LOC137855167 gene encoding 16 kDa beta-galactoside-binding lectin isoform X1 → MVLPEGFKLLELGAESRWAVEQGLGGVLPGGAGICSMEQGLVVTQLDVEPGECIKVKGKILSDAKGFAVNVGKDSSTLMLHFNPRFDCHGDVNTIVCNSKEDGAWGEEDRKADFPFQHGDKIEICISFDATEVKVKLPEVEFEFPNRMGMEKIQYLAVEGDFKVKAIKFS, encoded by the exons ATGGTCCTGCCCGAGGGATTTAAGCTGCTGGAGCTCGGTGCTGAGTCACGCTGGGCTGTGGAGCAGGGGCTTGGGGGTGTCCTGCctggtggggctgggatctGCAGCATGGAGCAA GGACTGGTTGTTACTCAGCTGGATGTTGAGCCTGGAGAGTGCATCAAGGTCAAAGGGAAGATCCTGTCTGATGCCAAAGG GTTTGCTGTGAACGtggggaaggacagcagcaCCCTCATGCTGCACTTCAACCCTCGCTTCGACTGCCACGGGGACGTCAACACTATTGTGTGCAACTCAAAGGAGGACGGCGCGTGGGGCGAGGAGGACAGGAAGGCTGACTTCCCCTTCCAGCACGGTGACAAGATTGAG ATCTGTATCTCCTTCGATGCCACAGAGGTAAAGGTGAAGCTGCCTGAAGTGGAGTTCGAGTTCCCCAATCGGATGGGCATGGAGAAAATTCAATACCTGGCTGTGGAGGGTGACTTTAAAGTCAAAGCCATTAAGTTTAGCTAA
- the LOC137855167 gene encoding 16 kDa beta-galactoside-binding lectin isoform X2: MEPLGLVVTQLDVEPGECIKVKGKILSDAKGFAVNVGKDSSTLMLHFNPRFDCHGDVNTIVCNSKEDGAWGEEDRKADFPFQHGDKIEICISFDATEVKVKLPEVEFEFPNRMGMEKIQYLAVEGDFKVKAIKFS, from the exons ATGGAGCCTCTG GGACTGGTTGTTACTCAGCTGGATGTTGAGCCTGGAGAGTGCATCAAGGTCAAAGGGAAGATCCTGTCTGATGCCAAAGG GTTTGCTGTGAACGtggggaaggacagcagcaCCCTCATGCTGCACTTCAACCCTCGCTTCGACTGCCACGGGGACGTCAACACTATTGTGTGCAACTCAAAGGAGGACGGCGCGTGGGGCGAGGAGGACAGGAAGGCTGACTTCCCCTTCCAGCACGGTGACAAGATTGAG ATCTGTATCTCCTTCGATGCCACAGAGGTAAAGGTGAAGCTGCCTGAAGTGGAGTTCGAGTTCCCCAATCGGATGGGCATGGAGAAAATTCAATACCTGGCTGTGGAGGGTGACTTTAAAGTCAAAGCCATTAAGTTTAGCTAA